A genome region from Natronobeatus ordinarius includes the following:
- a CDS encoding PQQ-binding-like beta-propeller repeat protein, with amino-acid sequence MQENASGTPRRLGSTVDRRRFLGTTAAIGAASVIGLSGIGTARASGNELWSFETGDLVTSSPTVVDGTVYLSSSDHHVYAIDATSGKEVWSFETGDTAWSSPNVVDETVYVGSGDNNVYALEAATGEEVWSFETGNSVGSSPTVLDGVVYVTSQDGNVYALDAAAGGERWSFETESWFSNALVAVDETVFVASNDHTLYALDATTGDERWSFELEEGIPSSPTVVGETVFFGFYDHVYAVDVTSGEEQWSFQIDGPIDSSPTVADGTVYVGSTDANVYALDASDGGEIWSFETGRWIYSSPTVADETVFIGSHDRHVYALDATDGDEVWSFETGGQVDSSPTVVDGVLYVGSRDGNVYALDAGVSGSSECSRVTQGALGHHDDWAAVAAAAAASTSADGAADADSSDGGSDDGGSTDSGSDGDSSSDDGGSEDGLPGFGIGGALAGLGGGAYLVNRRLTDDSEHR; translated from the coding sequence ATGCAAGAGAACGCTTCAGGAACGCCACGTCGACTTGGTTCGACGGTCGACAGACGACGATTTCTCGGAACGACGGCGGCGATCGGCGCTGCGTCGGTTATCGGACTGTCGGGTATCGGGACCGCACGAGCAAGCGGAAACGAACTGTGGTCGTTCGAAACCGGTGATCTCGTCACCTCCTCACCAACGGTCGTCGACGGAACAGTGTACCTCAGCAGCAGCGACCACCACGTATACGCGATCGACGCAACCAGTGGCAAAGAAGTCTGGTCGTTCGAAACCGGCGACACCGCCTGGTCGTCACCGAACGTCGTCGACGAAACGGTGTACGTTGGCAGTGGGGACAACAACGTATACGCGCTGGAAGCAGCCACTGGAGAGGAAGTCTGGTCGTTCGAAACCGGTAACAGTGTGGGGTCGTCGCCGACGGTGCTCGACGGAGTGGTCTACGTCACCAGCCAGGATGGAAACGTGTACGCCCTGGATGCGGCAGCCGGCGGGGAGCGGTGGTCGTTCGAAACCGAGAGTTGGTTTTCCAATGCACTGGTAGCCGTAGACGAGACGGTGTTCGTCGCCTCTAACGATCATACGCTGTACGCCTTAGATGCAACCACCGGCGACGAACGCTGGTCGTTCGAACTCGAGGAGGGAATACCCAGTTCACCAACAGTAGTCGGCGAAACGGTCTTTTTTGGCTTCTACGACCACGTGTATGCAGTTGACGTAACTTCGGGTGAAGAGCAATGGTCGTTCCAGATCGATGGCCCCATAGATTCGTCGCCGACGGTGGCAGACGGGACGGTCTACGTCGGGAGCACAGACGCCAACGTGTACGCACTGGACGCCAGTGACGGAGGCGAGATCTGGTCGTTCGAAACCGGCCGCTGGATTTATTCGTCGCCAACAGTGGCAGACGAGACGGTCTTCATCGGCAGCCACGACCGCCACGTGTACGCCCTGGATGCAACAGACGGCGACGAGGTCTGGTCGTTCGAAACCGGCGGCCAGGTCGATTCGTCGCCGACGGTAGTCGACGGGGTACTCTACGTCGGGAGTCGCGACGGCAACGTGTACGCACTGGACGCGGGCGTCTCGGGCTCGAGCGAGTGCTCCCGTGTGACGCAGGGCGCGCTCGGCCACCACGACGACTGGGCCGCTGTTGCTGCAGCTGCAGCCGCCAGCACGAGTGCCGACGGGGCAGCCGATGCCGACTCGAGCGACGGTGGATCAGACGATGGCGGATCGACTGACAGCGGTTCTGATGGCGACAGCTCGAGTGACGATGGTGGGTCGGAGGACGGGCTTCCCGGTTTCGGGATCGGTGGCGCACTCGCCGGACTCGGCGGCGGTGCCTACCTGGTGAATCGACGGCTCACAGACGACTCCGAGCACCGGTAA
- a CDS encoding MTH865 family protein — protein MADEAELREQFTEAFEGADYPISSPMDLVPALPNGPGTTFESGDFSMTAMELNTKLSGDFPYESVDEFVDEVIEELKEQDHI, from the coding sequence ATGGCAGATGAAGCGGAACTCCGCGAGCAGTTCACCGAGGCGTTCGAAGGCGCAGACTACCCAATCTCGAGTCCGATGGACCTCGTTCCCGCCTTGCCGAACGGGCCGGGAACGACGTTCGAGTCGGGCGACTTCTCGATGACGGCGATGGAGCTGAACACCAAGCTCTCCGGGGACTTCCCGTACGAGAGCGTCGACGAGTTCGTCGACGAGGTCATCGAGGAACTGAAAGAACAGGACCACATCTAG
- a CDS encoding GTPBP1 family GTP-binding protein, with protein sequence MSRDRVLLERALERGEQDGGSVEFKERLSREVHLVDGRRESLAAQLRHRVLSGDGEATYVVGVTDDGGLAGIDPDTFSESMDVLSLLAEEADAHIDDVQTWGVHGGSESLDSEAGQATGSSGRGLVGLANIRDGAVLETDDEHVVIGTAGHVDHGKSTLVGSLVTGNADDGDGGTRAFLDVQPHEVERGLSADLSYAVYGFDDDGPVRVRNPDRKADRAKVVEEADRLVSFVDTVGHEPWLRTTIRGLVGQKLDYGLLVVAADDGPTRTTREHLGVLLATELPTIVAITKIDAVSDERVETVEREVERLLRDVGKSPLRVERHGVDAALEEIGETVVPIVETSAVTTDGLDVLDELFDRLPKTSSDEGEFRMYIDRSYAVTGVGAVASGTVMSGEVEAGDELLLGPMPDGRFQAVEVRSIEMHYHRVDRARAGRIVGIALKGVKESALERGMVLLPADADPEPVREFEAEVMVLNHPTRIGDGYEPVVHLETIGEAAAFYPEQGRLLPGDTGKTRVRFKFRPYLVEEGQKFVFREGRSKGVGTVTDVSPGR encoded by the coding sequence ATGAGCCGTGACCGGGTCTTACTCGAGCGGGCCCTGGAACGTGGCGAACAGGACGGTGGCAGCGTGGAGTTCAAAGAGCGACTCTCCCGAGAGGTCCACCTGGTGGACGGACGGCGGGAGAGTCTGGCCGCCCAGCTCCGACACCGCGTCCTCTCCGGCGACGGGGAGGCGACGTACGTCGTCGGAGTGACTGACGACGGCGGTCTCGCCGGGATCGATCCGGACACCTTCTCGGAGTCGATGGACGTCCTCTCCTTGCTCGCTGAGGAGGCCGACGCCCACATCGACGACGTCCAGACGTGGGGTGTACACGGGGGTTCGGAGTCGCTCGACTCCGAAGCAGGCCAGGCGACGGGATCGTCTGGGCGTGGGTTGGTCGGCCTCGCGAATATCCGCGACGGGGCCGTCCTCGAGACGGATGACGAGCACGTTGTCATCGGGACGGCGGGCCACGTCGATCACGGAAAGAGCACGCTCGTGGGCTCGCTCGTCACGGGCAACGCCGACGACGGCGACGGCGGGACGCGGGCGTTCCTCGACGTCCAGCCCCACGAGGTCGAACGCGGGCTCTCAGCGGACCTCTCCTACGCCGTCTACGGCTTCGACGACGACGGGCCGGTCCGGGTCCGAAATCCCGACCGGAAGGCCGACCGGGCGAAGGTCGTCGAGGAAGCCGACCGGCTCGTCTCGTTCGTCGATACCGTCGGCCACGAGCCCTGGCTGCGGACCACCATCCGCGGACTCGTCGGGCAGAAACTCGACTACGGGCTGCTCGTCGTGGCGGCCGACGACGGCCCCACGCGCACCACGCGCGAACACCTCGGCGTCCTGCTCGCCACCGAACTCCCGACGATCGTCGCGATCACGAAGATCGACGCCGTAAGCGACGAACGCGTCGAGACGGTCGAACGCGAGGTCGAACGCCTCCTGCGGGACGTCGGTAAGTCACCCCTGCGGGTCGAACGCCACGGCGTCGACGCCGCCCTCGAGGAGATCGGTGAGACCGTCGTCCCCATCGTCGAGACCAGCGCCGTTACGACGGACGGCCTGGACGTCCTCGACGAGCTGTTCGACCGCCTTCCGAAGACCTCGAGCGACGAGGGAGAGTTCCGGATGTACATCGACCGCAGCTACGCCGTGACGGGCGTCGGCGCGGTCGCCTCCGGCACCGTGATGTCCGGCGAGGTCGAGGCGGGCGACGAACTCTTACTCGGGCCGATGCCCGACGGTCGCTTCCAGGCGGTCGAGGTTCGCTCGATCGAGATGCACTACCACCGCGTCGACCGGGCTCGAGCGGGTCGCATCGTCGGCATCGCCCTCAAGGGCGTCAAGGAGTCTGCCTTAGAGCGTGGAATGGTGTTGTTGCCCGCCGACGCCGACCCCGAACCCGTCCGGGAGTTCGAGGCCGAGGTGATGGTGCTCAACCACCCGACGCGGATCGGGGACGGCTACGAACCCGTGGTCCACCTCGAGACGATCGGCGAGGCGGCGGCCTTCTACCCCGAGCAGGGGCGGCTCCTGCCCGGTGACACGGGCAAAACGAGGGTTCGATTCAAGTTCCGCCCGTACCTCGTCGAGGAAGGACAGAAGTTCGTCTTCCGCGAGGGGCGCAGCAAGGGCGTCGGGACGGTCACAGACGTCTCTCCTGGGCGGTGA
- a CDS encoding proline racemase family protein, whose amino-acid sequence MDSDPIDLEWEPPEAWPRIRTIDAHTGGEPFRIVTDGFPPIEGETILEKRRYAREYLDHLRTGLLWEPRGHADMYGALLVEPSHPDADVGVLFTHNEGYSTMCGHGIIALGTVLPEAGVVDPDAESLTIETPAGLVTARPEWEAGRVARVAFENVPSFVYAREQTVSVPDVGEVTVDVAFGGAFYAFCNAESVDLSLDASGYRRAIDLGRQIKRAVADALEITHPAEDDLSFLYGTIFTGPPEGDADSRNVCVFADGEVDRCPTGTGVSARLARRRMNGSLEPGEPFVVESIVGSTFTGRVVDDATFEGHDAVIPEVIGSAHVVGRNELLLDPDDPFAEGFFLR is encoded by the coding sequence ATGGACAGTGATCCCATCGACCTCGAGTGGGAGCCGCCCGAAGCGTGGCCCCGAATTCGAACGATCGACGCCCACACCGGCGGCGAGCCGTTCCGGATCGTGACCGACGGTTTCCCGCCGATCGAGGGGGAGACGATCCTCGAGAAGCGACGCTACGCCCGCGAGTACCTGGATCACCTGCGGACGGGGCTGCTGTGGGAACCCCGCGGCCACGCGGACATGTACGGCGCGTTGCTCGTCGAGCCGAGCCACCCCGACGCCGACGTCGGCGTGTTGTTCACCCACAACGAGGGCTACAGCACGATGTGTGGCCACGGCATCATCGCCCTCGGTACCGTGCTTCCCGAAGCCGGGGTCGTCGATCCGGACGCCGAATCGCTGACGATCGAGACCCCTGCGGGGCTGGTGACCGCCCGGCCGGAGTGGGAAGCGGGCCGCGTCGCCCGCGTCGCGTTCGAGAACGTCCCGTCGTTCGTCTACGCGCGCGAGCAGACGGTCTCGGTCCCCGACGTCGGCGAGGTGACCGTCGACGTCGCCTTCGGCGGCGCGTTCTACGCCTTCTGTAACGCCGAGTCGGTCGATCTCTCCCTCGACGCGTCGGGCTACCGGCGAGCGATCGACCTCGGCCGACAGATCAAACGCGCCGTCGCCGACGCGCTCGAGATCACCCACCCCGCCGAGGACGACCTGAGCTTCCTCTACGGGACGATCTTCACCGGCCCGCCCGAGGGCGACGCCGACAGCCGGAACGTCTGCGTGTTCGCCGACGGCGAGGTCGACCGCTGTCCCACGGGAACGGGCGTGAGCGCTCGCCTCGCGCGCCGGCGGATGAACGGCTCGCTCGAGCCCGGCGAGCCGTTCGTCGTCGAGAGCATCGTCGGCTCGACGTTCACGGGACGGGTCGTCGACGACGCGACGTTCGAGGGCCACGACGCCGTGATTCCCGAGGTGATCGGCAGCGCCCACGTCGTCGGACGGAACGAGTTGCTGCTCGATCCGGACGATCCGTTCGCCGAGGGCTTTTTCCTCCGGTGA
- the acs gene encoding acetate--CoA ligase: MVDRNGPNRGAVAPGSPQRPPSTFVEQANVADGEVYEEFEEEWPECWERAAALLEWDRAYEAVLEDDDAPFYRWFAGGRLNASYNCLDRHLEAGRKNHAAIWWEGKRGESQTYTYRELFVAVNEFAATLRELGVEEDDVVTISLPMIPELPIAMLACARIGAPHSVVFAGLSADALAARMDAANSEYLVTCDGYYRRGDAFNQKRKADNAVLTVEQDVTTVVVDRLGEALPHVLGENQYDYDELVRAHEGARVEPVSRDAEDMLFLMYTSGTTGQPKGVVHTTGGYLAYTAWTTHAVLDVEPEDTYWCSADIGWITGHSYIVYGPLALGTTTLMYEGATDYPDRDRLWEIVDRNAVDVFYTAPTAIQAFMKWGEEYPEAHDLSSLRLLGSVGEPISPRPWQWYYEHVGNEACPIVDTWWQTETGGHVITTLPGVCEMKPGAAGPPLPGLDARIVDDAGEEVEPGASGYLTLHRPWPGMARTLYDGDDRYVEEYWQQFSDPDADEWVYFSGDAARVDEGGYVTILGRVDDVINVSGHRLSTMEIESAILDVQGVAEAAVVGGTGMTGTHVYAYVSTENDAESDATMSERIVSTVEAAIGPIARPEEVVFTSELPKTRSGKIMRRLLEDIASDEELGDTSALRNPEVVGEIQTATREE, translated from the coding sequence ATGGTCGATCGGAACGGGCCGAACCGGGGCGCGGTCGCACCCGGTTCGCCGCAGCGCCCACCATCGACGTTCGTCGAACAGGCGAACGTCGCCGACGGGGAGGTGTACGAAGAGTTCGAGGAGGAGTGGCCCGAGTGCTGGGAGCGTGCGGCCGCCCTTCTCGAGTGGGACCGAGCGTACGAGGCGGTGCTCGAAGACGACGACGCACCCTTTTACCGGTGGTTCGCCGGTGGGCGGCTGAACGCGTCGTACAACTGCCTCGACAGGCACCTCGAGGCCGGCCGGAAGAATCACGCCGCCATCTGGTGGGAGGGCAAACGCGGCGAGTCACAGACGTACACCTACCGGGAGCTGTTCGTCGCCGTCAACGAGTTCGCGGCGACGCTCCGCGAGCTCGGCGTCGAGGAGGACGACGTCGTGACGATCTCGCTGCCGATGATTCCCGAGCTCCCCATCGCGATGCTCGCGTGTGCGCGAATCGGCGCGCCACACTCGGTCGTCTTCGCCGGGCTTTCGGCGGACGCGCTCGCGGCACGGATGGACGCCGCCAACAGCGAGTACCTGGTCACCTGCGACGGCTACTACCGCCGTGGGGACGCGTTCAACCAGAAGCGCAAGGCCGACAACGCGGTGCTCACCGTCGAGCAGGACGTCACGACAGTGGTCGTCGATCGGCTCGGCGAGGCCCTCCCGCACGTCCTCGGTGAGAACCAGTACGACTACGACGAGTTAGTCAGAGCGCACGAAGGGGCGAGGGTCGAGCCCGTCTCGCGGGACGCCGAGGACATGCTGTTCTTGATGTACACGTCGGGGACGACGGGGCAACCGAAGGGCGTCGTCCACACGACCGGTGGCTACCTCGCCTACACAGCGTGGACGACACACGCCGTGCTGGACGTCGAACCCGAGGACACCTACTGGTGTTCGGCGGACATCGGCTGGATCACCGGCCACTCCTACATCGTCTACGGGCCGCTCGCGCTCGGGACGACGACGCTGATGTACGAGGGGGCGACCGACTATCCGGATCGTGATCGGCTCTGGGAGATCGTCGATCGGAACGCCGTCGACGTCTTCTACACCGCCCCCACGGCGATCCAGGCGTTCATGAAGTGGGGCGAGGAGTACCCCGAAGCCCACGACCTCTCTTCGCTCCGGCTGCTGGGGAGCGTCGGCGAGCCGATCAGTCCGCGTCCGTGGCAGTGGTACTACGAGCACGTCGGTAACGAAGCCTGCCCGATCGTCGACACCTGGTGGCAGACCGAGACCGGCGGGCACGTCATCACCACGTTACCGGGCGTCTGTGAGATGAAACCCGGTGCAGCGGGTCCACCGTTGCCCGGACTCGACGCCCGGATCGTCGACGACGCAGGAGAAGAAGTCGAACCGGGAGCCAGCGGCTACCTCACGTTGCACCGTCCCTGGCCGGGGATGGCCCGGACGCTGTACGACGGCGACGATCGGTACGTCGAAGAGTACTGGCAGCAGTTCTCCGATCCCGACGCCGACGAGTGGGTCTACTTCAGCGGTGACGCGGCCCGGGTCGACGAGGGCGGCTACGTCACGATCCTCGGCCGGGTCGACGACGTGATCAACGTCTCCGGTCACCGACTGAGCACCATGGAGATCGAGTCGGCGATTCTCGACGTCCAGGGCGTCGCCGAAGCCGCCGTCGTCGGTGGTACCGGGATGACCGGAACGCACGTCTACGCCTACGTCAGCACCGAGAACGACGCCGAATCCGATGCGACGATGTCCGAACGGATCGTCTCGACCGTCGAGGCGGCGATTGGCCCGATCGCCAGACCGGAGGAGGTCGTCTTCACGTCCGAGTTACCGAAGACTCGTTCGGGGAAGATCATGCGCCGGCTGCTCGAGGACATCGCCAGCGACGAGGAACTGGGAGATACGAGCGCGTTGCGAAATCCCGAGGTGGTCGGAGAGATTCAGACGGCGACCCGGGAAGAGTGA
- a CDS encoding CopG family transcriptional regulator has protein sequence MAKDTVRYPDDVVDAIDALVEDGMFESKSEFYRFSAEYVLTLINTDHEPETFNFDEIKAELNIDENAYGELGADGGTFFLDAVITVRKHGLRGNYEAAERFIDTHYEPSDQECLILEELLGTYRHATDGSSA, from the coding sequence ATGGCAAAGGATACCGTCAGGTACCCGGACGACGTCGTCGACGCGATCGACGCGCTCGTCGAAGACGGTATGTTCGAGAGCAAGTCGGAGTTCTACCGCTTCTCCGCCGAGTACGTCCTCACGCTCATCAACACGGACCACGAACCGGAGACGTTCAACTTCGACGAGATCAAAGCCGAGCTGAACATCGACGAGAACGCGTACGGAGAACTGGGTGCCGACGGCGGGACCTTCTTCCTCGACGCCGTCATCACCGTCCGCAAACACGGGCTCCGTGGCAACTACGAGGCCGCAGAACGGTTCATCGACACGCACTACGAACCGAGCGACCAGGAGTGTCTCATCCTCGAGGAACTGCTCGGAACCTACCGCCACGCCACCGACGGCAGTTCGGCGTGA
- a CDS encoding Bug family tripartite tricarboxylate transporter substrate binding protein has protein sequence MHRRAFIKTAGVATGIGLLGVPGAAQEDFPTESLTWMVPWAEGGGTDQYARQLAPLMEEPLGQSVAIDNREGAGSMVGSEWLSVQEPDGYTFGTINSVGAHFTWRAQEVDTFHIEEDFDPVAYSGIFGYTLIVNDDAADAAGVDDFGSLRDAYADGEISGFGYQGAGSDSHLTTLLLRDEYDLEYDTAVPYDGGGPTMEAVIGGEVAAGFATNTSAVAAEDSGEATAIVNLTDMDLSDAFPDIDPITDYGDSLSWITEFTLTQLAPAGTPEDVRQTLSEAIEVAVEDEDTQQWSEDTGNLVEYGDMEEAEELWVGIVDEQEAEVEDAIGGFDEFRRLAEEE, from the coding sequence ATGCACCGACGTGCATTCATCAAGACGGCGGGGGTCGCGACAGGAATCGGACTGCTGGGAGTTCCAGGTGCCGCCCAGGAAGACTTCCCGACGGAGTCGCTCACCTGGATGGTCCCGTGGGCAGAAGGTGGTGGGACCGACCAGTACGCCCGGCAGCTCGCCCCACTCATGGAGGAGCCACTCGGCCAGTCGGTCGCCATCGATAATCGCGAAGGCGCCGGCAGCATGGTCGGTTCCGAGTGGCTCTCCGTCCAGGAGCCCGACGGCTACACGTTCGGCACGATCAACTCCGTCGGCGCACACTTCACCTGGCGGGCACAGGAGGTCGACACCTTCCACATCGAGGAGGATTTCGACCCGGTCGCCTACTCGGGGATCTTCGGCTACACGCTCATCGTCAACGACGACGCAGCCGACGCCGCCGGCGTCGACGACTTCGGGTCACTTCGCGACGCGTACGCCGACGGTGAGATCTCCGGGTTCGGCTACCAGGGCGCCGGCAGCGACAGTCACCTCACGACGCTGTTGCTCAGAGATGAGTACGACCTCGAGTACGACACCGCCGTGCCCTACGATGGCGGTGGCCCAACCATGGAAGCGGTGATCGGCGGTGAGGTCGCCGCGGGCTTCGCGACGAACACCTCGGCCGTCGCCGCCGAGGACTCCGGCGAGGCGACCGCGATCGTCAACCTGACCGACATGGACCTCTCCGACGCCTTCCCCGACATCGATCCGATCACCGATTACGGGGACAGTCTGTCCTGGATCACGGAGTTCACGCTGACCCAACTTGCGCCGGCTGGGACGCCCGAGGACGTCCGACAGACGCTCTCCGAGGCGATCGAGGTGGCGGTCGAGGACGAGGACACCCAGCAGTGGAGCGAGGACACGGGCAATCTCGTCGAGTACGGCGACATGGAAGAAGCCGAAGAGCTCTGGGTCGGGATCGTCGACGAGCAGGAAGCGGAAGTCGAGGACGCCATCGGTGGCTTCGACGAATTCAGGCGGCTCGCCGAAGAAGAGTAA
- a CDS encoding class I SAM-dependent methyltransferase has protein sequence MDVPCVRVPREEGETTRRELADADLIADEFEITVAEGWLYIPVTDPGAVPGHLEVVSYEVPERETLTTPADVLGEELSYERLGDVVLLDEDADERALELAEAILESDLPVEAVLNKASKIKGETRVRDWEVLAGDGTETVHREYGCEFLLDLAEVYFSPRLATERHRVAEQVEADERAFDMFAGVGPFVIPFANRGAECVGVDVNERAIAYLEENARRNGVTDRITAICDDVRAVAPDYEGWADRIVMNLPHSADAFLESAVTVAGDDCVLHYYDIQHEDDPYGPGERAIREAAGSAYEVSVETRRTVRSYAPHELNVCLDVRLER, from the coding sequence ATGGACGTCCCGTGCGTTCGCGTGCCGCGCGAGGAAGGCGAGACGACGCGTCGCGAACTCGCCGACGCGGACCTGATCGCCGACGAGTTCGAGATCACCGTCGCCGAGGGCTGGCTCTACATCCCCGTCACCGACCCCGGCGCGGTTCCAGGCCACCTCGAAGTCGTCTCCTACGAGGTCCCCGAACGCGAGACCCTGACGACGCCCGCCGACGTGCTCGGCGAGGAGCTCTCCTACGAGCGGCTGGGCGACGTCGTTCTCCTCGACGAGGACGCCGACGAGCGCGCACTCGAACTCGCCGAGGCCATCCTCGAGTCGGACCTTCCCGTCGAGGCCGTCCTCAACAAGGCATCGAAGATCAAAGGCGAAACGCGCGTGCGAGACTGGGAGGTGCTCGCGGGCGACGGCACCGAGACCGTCCACCGCGAGTACGGCTGTGAGTTTCTCCTCGACCTCGCCGAAGTCTACTTCTCGCCGCGGCTCGCGACCGAACGTCACCGCGTGGCCGAGCAAGTCGAGGCCGACGAGCGGGCGTTCGACATGTTCGCCGGCGTCGGGCCGTTCGTGATCCCGTTCGCGAACCGCGGCGCCGAGTGCGTCGGCGTCGACGTCAACGAGCGTGCGATCGCGTACCTCGAGGAAAATGCCCGCCGCAACGGCGTCACCGACCGGATCACCGCCATCTGCGACGACGTCCGCGCCGTTGCCCCCGACTACGAAGGCTGGGCCGACCGCATCGTGATGAACCTCCCCCACAGCGCCGATGCCTTCCTCGAGTCGGCCGTCACGGTCGCCGGCGACGACTGCGTACTCCACTACTACGACATCCAGCACGAGGACGACCCCTACGGCCCCGGGGAGCGCGCGATCCGCGAGGCTGCCGGATCGGCGTACGAGGTATCCGTCGAAACCCGCCGAACCGTCCGCTCGTACGCCCCCCACGAACTGAACGTCTGTCTCGACGTCCGACTCGAGCGGTGA
- a CDS encoding nitric oxide synthase oxygenase produces the protein MHAPVPAYDPDALYEEAAAFVRQCYAELDREAEIEDRLAAIEASIAETGHYEHTFDELAHGARMAWRNSNRCIGRLFWQRLHVLDERDADDAEAVADGLYRHLEYATNDGAIRPTITIFKPMVRGEQQVRLWNYQLVRYAGYETDDGIVGDPDSLAFTEYCQSRGWAGEGTDYDVLPLVIQLRDREPKLFEIPDELVAEVPIRHPDYEWFDELELKWYGVPVVSNMRLEIGGLQYTAAPFNGWYVATEIGARNFADEYRYDVLPEVGDRMGLDTSRDRSLWKDEALVELNKAVVHSYDREGVTIVDHHTAARQFEEFEKREAEADREVTGDWTWLIPPVSPATTHVFHKKYDNEIRTPNYFYQDAPHEDG, from the coding sequence ATGCACGCGCCCGTGCCGGCGTACGATCCCGACGCTCTCTACGAGGAGGCGGCGGCGTTCGTCCGGCAGTGTTACGCCGAACTCGACCGGGAAGCGGAGATCGAGGACCGACTGGCGGCAATCGAGGCTTCGATCGCCGAAACGGGCCACTACGAGCACACGTTCGACGAACTCGCCCACGGCGCGCGGATGGCCTGGCGCAACAGCAACCGCTGTATCGGCCGGCTGTTCTGGCAGCGACTCCACGTGCTCGACGAACGGGACGCCGACGACGCCGAGGCCGTCGCCGACGGGCTGTACCGGCACCTCGAGTACGCCACGAACGACGGGGCGATCCGGCCGACGATCACGATCTTCAAACCGATGGTCCGTGGCGAACAGCAGGTCCGGCTCTGGAACTACCAGCTCGTCCGCTACGCGGGCTACGAGACCGACGACGGGATCGTCGGCGATCCGGACTCGCTCGCGTTCACCGAGTACTGCCAGTCCCGCGGCTGGGCGGGCGAGGGGACCGACTACGACGTCCTCCCGCTTGTTATCCAGCTCCGTGACCGGGAACCGAAGCTGTTCGAGATCCCCGACGAACTCGTCGCGGAGGTGCCGATCCGTCACCCCGACTACGAGTGGTTCGACGAGCTCGAGCTCAAGTGGTACGGCGTCCCCGTCGTCTCGAACATGCGCCTCGAGATCGGCGGCCTCCAGTACACGGCCGCGCCCTTCAACGGCTGGTACGTCGCCACGGAGATCGGCGCACGGAACTTCGCCGACGAGTATCGCTACGACGTCCTCCCAGAGGTCGGCGACCGGATGGGGCTCGACACCTCGAGGGACCGCTCGCTGTGGAAAGACGAGGCGCTCGTGGAGCTGAACAAGGCGGTCGTCCACTCCTACGACCGCGAGGGTGTCACGATCGTGGACCACCACACGGCGGCGCGGCAGTTCGAGGAGTTCGAGAAGCGGGAAGCCGAGGCCGACCGCGAAGTGACGGGCGACTGGACGTGGCTCATCCCGCCGGTGTCGCCGGCGACGACGCACGTCTTCCACAAGAAGTACGACAACGAGATCAGGACGCCGAACTACTTCTATCAGGACGCGCCGCACGAGGACGGCTGA